In Clostridium ljungdahlii DSM 13528, the genomic window GCAAAAAGAGATGATTCTATTGAAGATAAAAATGAAAACTTTGTAAGGCGTGAAAGAAGATACGGTGAATTCAAAAGAAGTTTTTACATCGACAATGTAGATGATTCAAATATTACAGCTTCCTTTAAAGATGGAGTTTTAAGAGTTGATCTTCCAAAACTTAATAGAGAAAAAGGAAACGGCAAAAAAATAGATATACATTAATAAAATTTGATAATTTTTAGAAAATAATAAAATTTTATTTAGGAGGTATTCATTATGTTTGATATGGTTCCATTTAGAAAAAACAATTCTTTAAAAAGAGGCGATGCATTCGATAACTTTGTAGATTCATTCTTTAATAATGACTTTTTTGCACCTATGAACATGAATGGTTTTGGCAATGGTTTTAAAGTTGATCTTAAGGAAAATGAAACTTCTTATATAGTTTGTGCTGATCTACCAGGAATAAATAAAGATTCTATAGACTTAGACTTTAATAATAACTACTTGACCATATCTGCAAAAAGGGATGACTCTATAGAAGATAAAAACGAAAACTTTGTAAGACGTGAAAGAAGATATGGTGAATTCAGAAGAAGTTTTTATATTGATAATGTAGATGACAAAAACATTACAGCTTCTTTTAATGATGGAGTTTTAAAAGTTATCCTTCCAAAACTTTCACAAGGTAAAAGACAAGGTAAGAAAATAGATATACAATAAAAAATTACTTACTACGAAATCAATATAATCAGACTAAAAAGCACTGTAAATAAACTTTACAGTGCTTTTTAGCTATTCCTGATGTATAACATCTAAATTACCAAACTTACTGAACTGACCCATCCAGGCCAATTTTACAGTGCCTGTAGGACCATTTCTCTGTTTTGCAATAATACATTCCGCAACATTTTTATCTTCTGTATCCTTATCATAGTATTCATCCCTGTACAAAAACATAACTATATCTGCATCCTGCTCTATTGATCCGGATTCTCTTAAATCTGACAGCATAGGTCTATGGTCCGTTCTAGCTTCAGGCGCACGTGATAATTGGGACAAGGCAATAACAGGACATTCCATTTCCTTTGCTAGTGCTTTTATGGATCTGGATATCTCTGAAACTTCCTGCTGCCTATTCTCTGAGCCTTTACCTCCACTCATAAGCTGTAGGTAATCCACAACTATCATATCTATACCATGTTCCATCTTTAATCTTCTGCATTTAGACCTCATTTCCATAATGGTTATACCTGCAGTATCATCTATAAATATCTTTGCAGCAGCAAGAGGCCCTGAAGCTCTAGCTATATTTTCCCAGTCCTTATCTTCTAAATTTCCCGTTCTTAAATTAAGCATATCTACATGTGCCTCGGAACATAAAAGCTTATAAGCTAATTGTTCTTTTGACATTTCAAGAGAAAACATAGCTATTTTTTTACCTTCCCTTAAAGCCGCATATTCCGCTATATTTAAGGCAAAAGTTGTTTTACCCATAGAAGGCCTAGCCGCCACAAGTACCATATCTCCCTTTTGAAAACCTGACGTCTTAGCATCTAACTCTCTAAATCCAGAGGCTACTCCTGTAGTTTCACCTTTATTGTTAAATAACCTCTCTATTTCAGTAAATCCTCTTTCAAGTACAACATTCATAGGCTCAAAATCAGAAACTTTTCTATTACTTGACAAATCAAATATAGATTTTTCAGCCATATCAATGGTTCCTACAACATCATCCTGATTTTTATAACTTTCTTCTATTATCTTGGTAGAAGCCCTAATAAGTTTTCTCAGAACAGATTTATCTTTTACAATTTTTATATAGGATTTTAAATTAGCAGTGGACACTATTGATCCGCTTAGTTCACTTATATAAGTTATACCACCTGCTGCTTCAAGTTTTGATCTCGATTTTAAGTTTTCAGTCAAAGTTATTATGTCTACAGCTATATCTTTTTTATACAAATCAAGTATTGAATCAAAAATAACCTTATGTGAATCCTTATAAAAATCCTCGGTGTTTAGAACTTCCATAGCTTCAGCTATGGAAGTTTTATCAATAAGCATAGATCCAATTACACCTTGTTCAGCCTCTATATTATGAGGTATGCTTCTAATAGATGTATCCATACAGATGTCTCACTCCCTAGAATTAAATGTTACCATTTGCTTAATTGATCTACAGGTGAAATAGAAATTGTTTCAAATTAACACTCTGTTTATTTAGAATCAGAAGATCAATTCTATAAGTTCCTCAATATTTGATACAGCCTTAATTTCTATATCCTTAATATCAGTAGGTACTTCTTTTAAATTTTCTACAGGTAGTAACATTGTCTTTATTCCCTTTCTCCTAGCACCATAAGCTTTTTCAAATATTCCACCTACAGGTTTTATCTTTCCTCTTAAAGATATCTCTCCTGTTACAGCTACATCTTGCCTTAAAGGTTTTTGTAAAAGG contains:
- the hsp18 gene encoding heat shock protein Hsp18, which codes for MFDMVPFRKNNSLKRGDAFDNFVDSFFNNDFFAPMNMNGFGNGFKVDLKENETSYIVCADLPGINKDSIDLDFNNNYLTISAKRDDSIEDKNENFVRRERRYGEFRRSFYIDNVDDKNITASFNDGVLKVILPKLSQGKRQGKKIDIQ
- a CDS encoding replicative DNA helicase, whose amino-acid sequence is MDTSIRSIPHNIEAEQGVIGSMLIDKTSIAEAMEVLNTEDFYKDSHKVIFDSILDLYKKDIAVDIITLTENLKSRSKLEAAGGITYISELSGSIVSTANLKSYIKIVKDKSVLRKLIRASTKIIEESYKNQDDVVGTIDMAEKSIFDLSSNRKVSDFEPMNVVLERGFTEIERLFNNKGETTGVASGFRELDAKTSGFQKGDMVLVAARPSMGKTTFALNIAEYAALREGKKIAMFSLEMSKEQLAYKLLCSEAHVDMLNLRTGNLEDKDWENIARASGPLAAAKIFIDDTAGITIMEMRSKCRRLKMEHGIDMIVVDYLQLMSGGKGSENRQQEVSEISRSIKALAKEMECPVIALSQLSRAPEARTDHRPMLSDLRESGSIEQDADIVMFLYRDEYYDKDTEDKNVAECIIAKQRNGPTGTVKLAWMGQFSKFGNLDVIHQE